In uncultured Desulfobacter sp., one DNA window encodes the following:
- a CDS encoding DUF4198 domain-containing protein: protein MRITAKITITTLASMFIATTVYAHSFWVNAFESFAHQPGHVTVGLGWGHTLPIDDMPNSPKAKILVESFTIAGPGGKITPLKIPSAETATADTQTPNFDVFSADIGLQKIALKKETMPGVYKIEAKSKPAFYTRFIDTKDRTRLKMKPKDQVKDIKKVLMSVKYQANAVSYVVLEKWETPEPTNQGLEIIPMTDLSRVKAGDLVEFKVLFMGTPPEGDTYITASTPAFDKGKHFSLYLEIKEGNAQFIVQCPGQWLVSCHHEGKVEKEGPLKDLYGKANSSVTGSTLTFNVK from the coding sequence ATGAGAATCACAGCTAAAATTACGATAACCACACTGGCGTCAATGTTTATAGCAACCACGGTTTACGCCCATAGTTTCTGGGTGAACGCCTTTGAATCATTTGCCCATCAACCGGGCCATGTCACCGTGGGCCTGGGCTGGGGACATACCCTGCCCATTGATGACATGCCTAACTCCCCCAAGGCTAAAATTCTGGTTGAATCCTTTACCATCGCCGGTCCCGGGGGAAAAATCACCCCGCTGAAAATTCCCTCTGCCGAAACGGCGACCGCGGATACGCAGACCCCCAATTTCGACGTGTTCAGTGCTGATATCGGCCTTCAGAAAATTGCCCTGAAAAAAGAGACCATGCCGGGTGTATACAAAATAGAAGCCAAATCAAAACCCGCCTTTTACACCCGGTTTATCGACACAAAAGATAGAACGCGGCTGAAAATGAAACCAAAGGACCAGGTCAAAGATATTAAAAAAGTATTGATGTCCGTGAAGTACCAGGCCAATGCCGTATCCTATGTGGTATTGGAAAAATGGGAAACGCCTGAGCCCACAAACCAGGGCCTGGAAATCATTCCCATGACCGATCTTTCCCGGGTCAAGGCCGGAGATCTGGTGGAATTCAAGGTGTTGTTCATGGGCACCCCCCCAGAGGGCGATACATACATCACTGCTTCAACCCCGGCCTTTGATAAAGGAAAACATTTCTCCCTTTATTTAGAAATTAAAGAAGGCAACGCCCAGTTTATCGTACAGTGTCCGGGACAGTGGCTGGTCAGCTGCCACCACGAGGGAAAGGTCGAAAAGGAAGGTCCTTTGAAAGATCTTTACGGTAAGGCAAATTCCTCCGTTACCGGATCAACCCTGACTTTTAACGTTAAATAG